The DNA segment CCTCGGGCGGCGCCCTGGTGCTGTGCGAGTCCAACCTGATCGTGGGGCGGGACTACACCCTCAAGCTCGAACTGCTGGCCGAACTCATCGCGCTAAAGGCGCGGGTCGTACGCCGCCTCGGCCGCAACACCTACGCATTTCGCTTCCTGGCCGACTCGGACACGGGCCACGGCCTGATGCGCAAGGTCTTCATGCTGCTGCGCGGTTCCGAGTCCTCGTCCGGCAAGCGACCTTCATGGAATTTCAGGAGAGGCTAGTCGCGGCGACCGGGGCCGGCGATCCCGAGACCGGCGCGGTCGAGACGCCGGCAAACGGGCAGCCCGAGGCCGAGCCCATGCGCAAGCCGGGCGAGATGCCGCTCACCGACCACCTCGAGGAACTGCGGTGGCGCATCATCAAGAGCGCGGGTGCCCTCGCCGCGGGCTTCGGCGTCTGCTTCGCGTTGCACCAGCAGATCATCACCCTGCTGCTGGCCCCGGCTCACCGGGCCGCCATCGTGCACGGCAACCTCGTATTCACCGCGCCGGCCGAGTACTTCGTCGCCGCCCTCAAGGTGTCTTTCTTCGCCGGGCTCTTCCTCTCGCTGCCCGTGCTCCTCTACCAGGTCATGGCGTTCGTCGCCCCCGGCCTCACGAATCGGGAGCGGCGCTGGGTGGTGCCCATGTCCGTCGCGGCGGCGGTGCTCTTCGCGGCGGGCGCCGCGTTCAGCTATCTGGCGCTGCTGCCCATCGGCTTCAAGTTCCTGGTGGGCTTCGCCCCGCAGGACGTGGTGCAGCCCATGCTGTCCATCGGCGAGGTGCTGTCGTTTTCGACGCTCTTCCTCTTCGCCACCGGCGGAGTGTTCCAGTTGCCCCTGGTGTTGCTGGCCATGTCGCTGGTGGGCATCGTTTCCTCGGGGCAACTGGCTCGCTTCCGCCGGATGGCCATCGTCCTGGCCTTCCTCGCCGGTGCCCTGCTGTCGCCGTCTCCCGACGTGTTCAGCCAGGGCCTGCTCGCCGCGGCCTTGCTCGGCCTCTACGAGATCAGCATCGTGCTGATGAAGGTGGCGCGGCGCTGATCCGAGGCCGGCACGGAGGCCGGCCCCACCCTATTCGACCACCCGCAGGCGGCGGATCGGTTCGGCCACGCCGTGCCGGGACACGATCTTGAAGATCACGGCCGGCGCCAGCAGGCGCATGCAGTCCATGACCCCCTCGGTGATGACGCTGACCTTGCCGCTGGTGCGAACCTCGAGGGGAATCGCCTCGATGATCGCGTCCACTGCCTTCTGTTCGTGCCGCATCCTCTCAACCCTCCTGCAATCGAGGATAGGTGGGCGGACGCGGCGCTGTGAACCGGGATCGGGCCATCTCCCGACAACCTTCACGGGTGACGCGGGTCGCCCCCGTCGCGATCACTTGCCGCGGTCGGTGGATCCCCTGAGCATGTCGGTCACGCGCCGGACCGTGGGCCGGAACAGGTCGGCCAGCGTGTAAGGCTGGGGCGGTGCCTCCTTGAGGCCCTCGACGTCCCTGGGATCGAGGGTGCCCGTGCCGCGTGGCCGCACCAGGTGCGGCGGCGGGAACAGGCGCGCCAGCACCGGATCGTTCTCGAAATGCACGTGCACCGACGTGAGGTGAAACACCTGCCCGCGCATCTTCTCGACCGAGATGCCGGCGAGCTTGTCGAACGCCTCCTCGGGCGGGCCCATCTCGCACTCGGTGAGCGCCTCCTCGACGTAGCGCAGGGCTTCCCATGCCGATTCGTACTGGCCGGACGCCACGGCGGCGGCGCGGGCGGCGTCCCGGCTCTCGGCGATGCGGGCGGCGACCTGCCTGGTGAACAGCTTCTCCTGCATCGGCAGGTTCTGGAAGAGCACCGCCTCTGAAAGCTTGCCTTCGTTGAGGCGTATGGCGCGCTTGAGGATGGCCATGCGCGGCCGCACCTCCAGGACCGTGGCCTTGGCTCGCGCCAGTTCCTCGTGGAGTTCGCGGATGCGCGCCCGGCCTTGCTCGGCGGTGCGGTTCGGCAACCGGCCCGTCCCGGCGCTCGCCCGCAGGCCCGGCGAGGCCTTGAACTGGTCCGTGCCGAACGCCTTCAGGTCCTCCGGCTGCAGCGGCGCCGTAGGGGAAGCGGTGATCTTGTCGGTCCCTTGGCCTGCCTTCTGGGGCCGACGGGGAAAGGGCATTCCGGCTTGCCCCCTTTGCTCGCTCGTCTCTCCCCTACTTACCCGACGGCGGCGGGGGGTATAACAGCGCCCTGACCGCCCGCCTGACGAACCTCCTGGCCGCCTTGGCCACGTCCTGCGGGTTGTTGAGCACGTTCGCCAGGGCGTCCGTGAGGGGGCCCGTGAGGGGCCGGGTGCCGGATGCCTGCGGCAGCCCATCGTCCGGCGCGACTAGCTTCCGGGTCTCGGTCTTGCGCGGCGGCGGCACCAGGGCCGAGAGCATCTCGTCGCCCTCGAACGTCACGTGCAGCATCGCCAGCGGGTGGACCAGACCGCGGATCTTCTCGATGCGCAGGTCGCGAAACGCCTCGGTGCCGATGGTCTGCGCGGAAACGGCCGCCTGCTCGACCGCCTTCTCCAGCGCGGCCATCTGCTCGGCGGCCGCATTGAACTGCGCCACCGCCACCTCGACGCGCTGCCGGAACTGCGTGGCGTCCACCAGGTGCAGGGCGAGGGCCCGCACGTAGTCCTTCTCGTCGGCCGAGCAACCGGCGAAGAGCTGGGCCTCCGGCACCTCGCCGGCCAGCAGGCCGAGCGCCAGGCGCAACGCGAACATCGGCCCCTGCAGGTCCTCGAGCAGCACCTTCGAACGCGCGATCTCGGCGTAGATGTCCCCCAGGCGCTTGGCGGCATCCGCGTCCACCGCCGACCCCTGCTCGGCCCGCACCCAGGCCGACAGGCTGACCTCGTCGCTCCCCTTGGGACTGCCGAGGCTCAGGTCGCTCGTCCGGGGCGTGTTGAGCTTCCCCGTGTCGCCCCGCTGGAACTCGTCTCGCAATGGCCTATTCCAGCTGCTCGCGCGGCGGCACGCCGACCTGGTTGCGGCCGTTCTGCTTGGCGTGGTACAGCGCCTCGTCGGCCACGTGGATGAGCGCCTCCGTGGACGGCCCGTGCACCGGGTAGGTCGAGAAGCCGAAGCTCGCCGTGATGGTGCGGTCGGGCAGCAGTTCCTGGTCGGCGAACGGAAACTCCGCGACCCCCAGGCGCAGCTTCTCGGCGACCTGCCAGGCGCCTTCGTAGCCGGTCTCGGGCAGGATCACGGCGAATTCCTCGCCGCCGAAGCGCGCCACGATGTCCACCTTGCGCGTCTGGTCGCGCAGGAAGGCCGCGGTTTGCTTGAGCACGGTATCCCCCGCGAGGTGGCCGAGGTAGTCGTTGCAGATCTTGAAGTGGTCGATATCCAGGATGATAAGCGAGAAAGGCCTGTTGTAGCGATAGCCCTTCTGCTGCTCCTCGTGGAGGCGCTGGTTGAAGTAGCGGCGGTTGAAGACGCCGGTCAGGCCGTCGGTGATGGATCGTTCGTGCTCGCGCTGCCACTGGATGGCGTTGAACACCGCCGACGCCGTGTGCGCCACGAGGGTCTCGACCATGTCCCGCCCGGTCGTCTCGGTCTCGCTCTCGGTAGCCACGACGACCAGGCCCAGGCAGGCCTGCTGCACCTTGAGCGGGAAGAGCACGACCTTCCCGGCCTCGGAGAACGGCGTGCCCTCGAGGGCCTCGCGCGGCAGATCCAGCGAGGGCGGGTAGCCGGTCTTGTCCAGGAAGTAGAGCCACTGGTCGGCCGGCTTGAAGCCCTGGGTGCTCGACCCGGCCGCGAACGTCCAGCCTTCGATGCCGGCGAGGTAGACGTCTACCCAGTGGACGGGCTGCATGAAGTGGGGCAGGTGCGAGACCAGTTCCTTGCAGGCGACGTGCATGTCCAGGGTCTTGCCGACCTCGCGGGTGGCCTTGGTCAGGTCGCGGAGCTTGTCGACCAGGGCCGCGACGCGGTTGCGCTCCTGGTGGGCCTCGAAGTACAGCCGGCTGGTCAGCAGCGCGCCGGTGGCGGCCTGGGCGAGATCGGCCAGGGTCTCGAGTTCCGCCGACGTGAAGAGGCGAGGTTGCCGGCTGCCCACCAGGAGAACGCCCAGTTCTTCCCGCTGCGTGAGGAGCGGCACGGCCATCGCGGCCAGGAGGCCGTGCTTGCCCAGGCCGGCCGGCGGTTCGCCGAGGGCCGCCAGGTTGGGGATGACCATCGGCTTGCCCTCTTCGAGCACGTCGGCCAGGAAGCCCGCCTCGGAGAGGGGGACCGTCGGTGCGACCTCCTGGATGCCGCCCTTGCGCAGGATGTCCCGCAGCGAGCCCTGCTTGGGCGGATACACAGCCAGATCCTCCACCAGGCGCAGGCCCCCGGGCTCGCGGTGGTAGAGGCAGGCGTACTGGGCGCCGGTGGCCTGGGCCACGATGGTGCAGATGTTCTGGGAGAGCTGGTTGAGGTCGTAGGCGTTGTTGATGTTGAGGGTGAGAAGTTGCAGCGCGTGGAGCTTCCGGGCGACCTCGCCCATCATCAGGTCGGCGCGGATGGCCTTGCGGCCGAAGGCGCTCGCCGCCAGGCCCGCGGCCACCATGTGGGCCGCCGTCTCCCACTCGCCGGCCACCACCTCGGGCGCGAAGAAGATCCCGCCCAGCGGCCGCGGCACCGGCAGGGCCACCGGCAGCCACATACGCCCGTCCTCGTCGGCCAGGGGGGCCAGGTCCCGGTCGCCGTAGGACAGCAGCAGCCCGGCGAAGTGCGCCTCCACCTCGGGCGAGCCGGCAAACGGCCGCCATGGCCGGGAGCCGTCCTCGCGGAAGGCGATGGCGCAATCGGTCTTGCCCAGGCCCTCGCCCCAGATCGCCGCCGCCCCGCGCGCGAACTCCGCGAGATCCTCCGCCTCCCGCCACAGCTTGGCGATCGGCTCCAGGACCCGACGGGTCAGCGCCTCGGATAGAGGCATTTGCCCTCTTTACCTGCTCCCGCGGCTACTTGTTGAAGGTCTCCAGCACCAGTTGCGAAAGAGACCGCAATGTATCGGATACCCCCAAACCGGTCACTGCCACCGCTTCATGCGCCGGAACGGCGTTTTTGTTGAGTTCCCGTTCGAGATCGACGACCGGCACGGCACCCGGAATGTCCCGCTTGTTGTACTGCATCACCCACGGCAGGCCGCCGAGGGAGAGGCTGTAGTCCTCGAGGTTCGCGGCGAGATCCTCCATGCTCTCCAGGTTCGCGCTCCAGCGCGCCGGGGAGGAATCGGCCACGAAGACCAGGCCGTCCACGCCGGAGAGGATGGACTTGCGCGAGTTGACGTACTGGACCTGGCCGGGGACGGTGTAGAGCTGGAAGCGCACGTCGAACCCCTGGATCTTGCCCACCTCCAGCGGCATCAGGTCGAAGAAGATGGTCCGCTCCGTCTCGGTCGCCAGGTTCAGCAGATCGCCGCGCATGTCCGGGTCGATGGAGTGGTGGAGCCATTCGAGGTTGGTCGTCTTGCCGCAGAACCCCGGCCCGTAGTACACGAGCTTGCAGAGGATTTCTTTCTTCCCGAAGTTGATGATCGGCACGTCGGCCGCCTACCGAAGGCCGCGCGGCCGAAACGGCTGCGGCGGACGACACCGGCGCCTCATGCGCCCCAAGATCTCTCCCGAGCCGAGACCCAACACAGCAAATCTTCCCTAGAAGTTCCCCAGCGCGTCGTCGATGCTCGAGGCATCGAGCAGGCCGCCCTGCTGGACGGGCGCGCGCTGCTGCCGGGCCGACGACATCAGCATCGCCAGGCGCCCCGCGGCCGTCTTGAGCGGGACGTCCACCTGCGATGCCAGGCGTTCCGACGGGAAGGTCGCCACGAGCAGATCGTCGGTCTCGAGCAGGATCAGGGCCGTGTAGCTGTGCGGCCCCTTCTGCATCAGCTCGCGGATGGCGTACTCGCCCATGAGGCCCGAGAGGGTCTTGAGGCTCTTGAAGATGCCGCCGACCAGGGCGCCCACCGCCGGGTGCGCGGTCCGGCCGCCGCCCTTGGCCGCGAGCGTCAGGCCGCTGCGCTCGACCAGGGCCGCCGAATCGGCGCCGCCCTCGCGCAGCAGGCCGTCCAGCGCGCCGTCGAGTTCGGCTTGCAGTTCGGCCGTGACGACCAGGTTGGTCAACAGGTCGTGGGGAGTGCCTTGAGCGTCCACTTGGCCTCCTTGGGGGGAGTTCGGGTTCTACTTACCCGCCCGGGCCCAGCCTATCGCAACCGGGCACGCTCGACCGAGTCCAGCTGGCCGGCTGCACTCCCAGACCGCCGAGCACGTACAGGTGCGGGACAGAACGGCACGCTCGAACACGGCATCTCCGGCCCGCTGTCGGCAGAATCGTTTCCGGCTCACCCGGCAAGGCAGTTCGAGGGCAATCGCTGCCGCGCAGGGCCCGAGCATTGCAGTCGAGGCGAATGCCGAGCATAATCGCTTCAGGAATTGAAGCAAATGTGGATCTGGGAGCGACCAGAGTGGCCGACCTTCCGGTGGGACGCGGCCGCGCTTTCGGGCCCGCTCGGCAGCGCACGCCTTGCGCAGGGTAAGATGCTCGGGGCCATGCGGTTGTTCGACCCTGCCTCGAGCGCGGAGGCCGCTGCCGAGATCCTGGTCGAGGATGGTTTTGCCACCAGCGCCATCGAAGGCGAGCACCTCGATCCGGCCCGCTTGCGCTCGTCGGTGGCGCGGCACCTTGGCCTGCCGGCCGGCGGCTTGCCCTCCCCGTCGCCGGAGGGGGAGGGCCTGATCCAGGTGCTGCTGGACGCGACCGGGCGGCACGACGAGCCGCTGACGATCTCGCGCCTTTGCGCCTGGCAGGCCGCGCTGTTTCCCGGCGGGCGCTCGGGCCTCGCGCGGATCCGCGCGGGGGAGCTGCGCGGCGAATCGCCGATGCGCGTGGTGTCCGGCCGGCCGGAGCGCGAGCGCATCCATTTCGAGGCGCCGCCTCGCGCCGCCCTGGCATCGGAGTTGTCGCGCTTCCTTGATTGGTTCGGCCAGCGGGATCCGGGCAGGGATGGCCTTGTCCGGGCCGGGCTCGCGCACCTGTGGTTCGTCACGATCCACCCGTTCGAGGACGGGAATGGCCGCCTCGCCAGGGCGATCACCGACATGGCATTGTCGCAGGACGAGGGGCGGCCGTTCCGCGCCTTCAGTCTCTCGGCGCAGATCTTGCGCGAGCGGGACGCCTACTACGAGATCCTCGAGCGCACGCAGCGTTCGGATCTCGAAGTCACGGCCTGGCTGGGATGGTTCCTCGCACAGGTGGCATCGGCTGCCGAGGCATCCGAAGCGACGATTGCCAGGGTCCTGGGAAAGGCGCGCTTCTGGCTCAAGCATCAGGGCACGCCGCTCAACGACCGGCAACGTAAGGTCCTGAACCGTCTTCTGGACGCAGGCCCGGGCGGCTTCGCCGGGGGCCTCAACACGCGCAAGTACGTGGGCATGACGCGGATCAGCCGCGCCACGGCTTACCGCGAATTGACCGACATGGTTGCCAAGGGCTGCCTGCGGCAAGCGGGCGCAGGCCGATCGGTGAAATACGAGGCGGCCTGGTGAGCGGCCTTTCCCTCACAAATCTGGACGAGGTTATCCAGACTGGCCGGGCGTTTTCCCGCCTCTTTCCCGCCAGGCTACGCGATCTGTTAATCCCCGGGCCTCTGGAGAGCCAGTGTAGCTGCTATTGGGCTGTTTGCGCGGCGTACGCGAAGACCTGCGACGCCTGCGAGACGGCGCCCAGGTCCACCAGGCTGTCGTCGAGAGCCTTGACGGTCTCCTCGCCGCCCAGGCCGAACACGTTGGCGCTCGTCCTGGCCAGCTGCAGGACCCCGAACGCCGCTGTGGCATACAGGCCGAGCGTGTTGCCCCACTCGGCGGTCGATTGCGTGACGTTGCCGGGCTGCTCGCCCTTGCCCAGCGCCTCCATGGCCACCCTGGACTCCTTGAAGAAGCTCTCGGCCCGGTCGGGGTCCGGGTTCGACATCCCGAGCCACTTCATCACCGGCTTGACGTACTTGAAGTTGCGGACCAGGTTGTCGAGGCTCTTTTGCACCTTCTGCGCGGCGCTCTGCATCTGGTAGGTCACCACGAAGGGCCGGGTGGCCAGATCGGCGGCCGCCCGCTGCACGTCGGGGGTGGCGTACTCGTTGACCGCCCAGTTGCCGTCGGCGGCCTTGTAACTCTGGTGCAGGCCGCGCATGCGCTTGAAGAGGATGACGGCTTCGGCGGTGGCCGCGTCGAACTGCCCGGTGGCGTACGACAGGTAGCCCAGGCGCACCAGGTGCCGCTGCAGTTCGTGCACCTGCCCGCCCATGCCGGGCAGGCTGGGCCCGACCGTGCCGCTGCGCGAATAGCCCTTGACCTCCTGCGTGAAGTTCCAGACGTTGTCGAGATCGACCTGCAGGCGGTACCGCGCCGCCGTCGCCCGCCAGTCGCCCAGTTGCAGCACGCGGAACGCCCGGGCGAACGCCGCCGCGATGCCGGCGAAGAGCGCCTTGATGGCCTCGAGCACGCCGCTGCCGGGCGACCCCTGTATCGGCTGCGCCGGGGGTCCCCCGTAGGCCGGAGGCGGCCCGTAGGGCGGAGGCGATCCGTAGGCCGGCTGGCCGAAGCCGGGGCCGGCAACCGGGGGGTTCCAGCCTGGGGTCGGCGCGGGGTAGTAAGCCGGCGCCTGGCTGGCACCCCGGGCTTGACCCGGGAGTGACCAACTATTGGAAGCGGGGACTCCTAACAGCACTCTAACACCCCTATCCCGCCGGCCGGAGAATCCGCGGTTAAGCGGATGCCAAGGACGGGGAAAGCACCGGTTAAATGCTAGAATGGAGGCCCATGGGCGGCCCAGAACTCACGGTGTACACGGTCTCCGACGCCTCCGGAGAGACCGCTGAGATGGTCGCCAAGGCCGCCGCGCTCCAGTTCAGGGGCCACGCCATAAAGCTGGTGCGGCTCCCGCGGGCGCGCACTCCCGAGCAGATCGTCGGCATGATCACCCTGGCTGCCCAGACGCCGTGCGTCGTGACGTTCACGATGGTCGACGCGAAGCTGCGGGCTTCGCTGCAGGCCGAGTCCACGAAGCGCGGGATCCCGACCGTGGATGTCATGGATCCGCTCATCACCTGCATCTCGCGGGCGCTGGGAGCCGAGCCGCGGCTGGAGCCCGGCCTTCTCCACCACAAGGACGAGCAGTACTTCAACCGGATGGATGCAATCGACTTTGCGATAAAGTACGACGATGGCAAGGATCCCAAGGGCCTGGTGAAGGCCGATCTCGTCCTGGTGGGAGTGAGCCGGACATCCAAGACGCCGACCTGCATGTACCTGGCCCAGAACCGCGGCATCAAGGCGTCCAACGTGCCGCTGGTCCTGGGCGTGCCGCCGCCCGAGGAGCTGTTCCACCTGCCGGCCGGCCGGGTAATCGGCCTTACCCTGCACTCCCGGACGCTGACCGAGATACGCCATCAGCGACTGGCGAACCTGGGGCTGGGCCCCAGCGCGAGCTATGCCAAGCAAGATCACATCGAGCGCGAGCTGGATTACGCCGAGGGCATTTTCCGGCGCCTGCGCTGCCCGGTGGTCGACGTCACCCACAAGGCGATCGAGGAGACCGCCGCGGAAATCCTGGAAATCACCCAGCGCAAAGAGACCTACGTCCTGTAGTCCGCCCCTAGAGACCTGGAGGTAAGCACATGTCCACCGCCCCGATGACCGCCACCAAGCGCGTCTACCTGTTCCACGAAGGCAATGCCGGGATGCGCGAGCTGCTCGGCGGAAAGGGGGCGGGCCTGGCCGAGATGGCGTCCAACGGGCTGCCCGTGCCGCCCGGCTTCACCATCACGACCGAGATGTGCCTGCAGTTCCTCCGCAACGGCGAGCGCATGCCAGACGGCCTGGAGGCCGACTGGCGCGAGGCCATGGGCCAGGTCGAGAAGGATCTCGGGAAGGTCTTCGGCGACCCGCACAACCCGCTGCTGGTCTCGGTGCGCAGCGGCGCCAAGTTCTCGATGCCCGGCATGATGGACACTATTCTCAACCTCGGCCTCAACGACCAGACCGTCCAGGGCGTCATCGCGCAGACGAGCAACGAGCGCTTCGCCTACGACGCGTACCGCCGCTTCATCTCGATGTTCTCCAACGTCGTGCTGGGCCTGCGGACGTCCAATTTCGAGTTCATCCTCGAGCAGTACAAGCACAAGCTGGGCGTCAAGCTGGATACCGACCTCGATGCCGACACGCTCAAGGACCTGGTGCGGGCCTACAAGGCCAAGGTCGAGTCCGAACTGGGCCTCGCGTTCCCGGACGATCCCCACCAGCAGCTCCGCATGGCCATCGAGGCCGTCTTCAAGAGCTGGAACTCGGATCGCGCCATCACCTACCGGCGCCACGAGGGCATCCCCGACTCGCTGGGCACCGCGGTCAACGTCCAGGCGATGGTCTTCGGCAACATGGGCGAGGACTCGGCCACGGGCGTCGCGTTCACCCGCAATCCCAGCAACGGCGAACCGGTTTTCTACGGCGAGTTCCTGACCAACGCGCAGGGCGAGGACGTGGTGGCCGGCATCCGCACGCCCCGGCCCATCGTGGAACTCGGCACGGTCATGCCCGAGGCGCACAAGCAACTGCTCGACGTGGCCAAATTCCTGGAAAAGCACTACCGCGAGATGCAGGACATCGAGTTCACGATCGAGCGGGGCAAGCTCTTCATGCTGCAGACCCGCACGGGCAAGCGCACCGGCACGGCCGCAGCCCGCATCGCGTTCGACCTGGTCGAGGAGGGCGTCATCAGCAAGCAGGAGGCGGTCATGCGCCTCTCGCCCGGCCACGTCGTGCAGATGCTGCTGCCGCAACTCGACCCGTCGGCCAAGGTCGAGGTGCTCGCCAAGGGCCTGGGCGCGTCGCCCGGCACCATCGGCGGCGAGCTGGCCTTCACCGCCGACGAGGCCAAGGATCTCGGCGAGGCGGGCAAGGCGGTCCTCCTGGTCCGGCCCGAGACCTCGCCCGACGACATCCACGGCATGATCGCCTCGAAGGGCGTGCTGACCAGCCGCGGCGGCAACACCAGCCACGCCGCCGTCGTCGCGAGGGGCATGGGCAAGCCGTGCGTGGTGGGCTGCGAACAGATCCGCATCGACGAGGAGAAAGAGACGCTCACGACGCCCGACGGGCAGGTCTTCCGCAAGGGCGACCTCCTGTCGATCAACGGCACCACCGGCGAGGTGCTCAAGGGCCTGGTGCCGACATTGGCCCCCGAGCCGACATCGCAGTTCCGCACCATCATGACCTGGGCCGACGAGGCCCGGCGTCTCAAGGTGCGGGCCAACGCCGACACCCCCGAGGACGCGCGGCGGGCCCGCGAGTTCGGCGCCGAGGGCATCGGCCTGTGCCGCAGCGAGCACATGTTCTTCGCGCCCGACCGCCTGCCCATCGTCCAGGAGATGATCCTGGCCGAGACCGACAAGGAGCGGCAGGCCGCCCTGGACAAGCTCCAGGTCTTCCAGCGCGCCGACTTCGCCGGCCTCTTCCGCGCCATGGCGCCCTACCCGGTCACCATTCGCCTGCTCGACCCGCCGCTCCACGAGTTCCTTCCCAACCTGTTCAAGCTGGGCGAGGAAGTCGCGCGCCTGGAGGCCACCGGCGCCGACCCGGCCGAACTTGAAGAGCGCCGCAGAGTGCTGCGCCGCGTCGAAGCCATGCACGAGATCAACCCGATGATGGGCCTGCGCGGCTGCCGCCTGGGCCTGACCCGCCCCGAAATCAACGAGATGCAGTTCCGGGCCATCTTCGAGGCGGCCTGCGAGGTCGCCAAGGAAGGTCTGGAGGTCAATCCCGAGATCATGGTCCCGCTGACGGGGCACGCGTCCGAGCTCCAGGCTTCAAAGGATCAGCTCGAGGCGATTGCCCGCGAGGTGATGGAGAAGGAGCACCAGCAGGTCGATTACCTGTTCGGCACGATGATCGAGGTGCCGCGGGCGGCGATCGTCGCGGACCAGCTTGGCGGGATCTGCCAGTTCTTCAGCTTCGGCACCAACGACCTGACCCAGATGACCTGGGGCTTCTCGCGGGACGATGCCGAGCGCGGCTTCCTGTTCTTCTACCTGGAGCACAAGCTCCTGACCAACAACCCGTTCCAGGTGCTGGACCGGGAGGGAGTGGGCGCGCTGATGAAGATGGCCGTCGAACGCGGCCGCCAGACCAATCCGCAGCTCAAGCTGGGCATCTGCGGCGAGCACGGCGGCGACCCCGAGTCGATCGCGTTCTGCCATGACCTGGACCTGCACTACGTGAGCTGCTCGCCCTTCCGGGTGCCGGTCGCCCGCCTCGCGGCCGCGCACTCGGCCCTGGCGGCGCCGGAGCATGATCGGTAACTTCTAGGCGTGTCCTGATGCCGGCGCCCGAGGGCGCCGGCCTACTTCTTTTCGATGATCGGCACCGAGTAAGTGGCGCCGGGGATGAACTTGCGGATGACCTGCGGCTTGTCCCTGTCGTCGAGTTCCTTCTTGACGAACTGGAAGGCGATCGACGCCGAGGCGTTGGTGGGATCCAGCTGCAGGCTGCGGTCGAAGCGGTCGTAGGCCTCCACCAGGCGCTTGCCGTCCACCAGTTTCTTGCCCTCCCAGTAGAGGTCGGCCGACGCCGCGATCTTCGCCTCGCCCAGCATCGTCTGGCTCTCGAGATCGCCGGGCTTGAGCCGGACGGCCTCTTCGAGGAGGTCCACGGCGGCCTCGTTGCGCCCCTCCCGGAGCATCGTGCGCGATTCGGTCATGAGCTCCTGGTAACGCTTCTCGAGGATGCGCTTCGGATCGTTCTCGGCCGCCTCGCGCTCGCGATTCTGCGCGGCTTCCAGCTTCTCCACCTCCTGGAGCTTGCCCAGCGAGAACGTGCTGTTGCGCTTGGCCACGTTGAACATCTTGCGGGCGTTTTCCCAGTCCTTCAGCTCGATGAAGTACAGGCCCCAGGTGTTGTACAGGGCATCGCGCAGGTCGGCGCCGATCCCCAGCTTGCCCGTGCGATCGAGTTGCTTCTTGGTCGCCTCCACATCGTGCTCGTTTTGCAGGAGCGCGATGGCCAGGAGCAGGTTGTTCTGCACGTCCTGGGGCTCGTCGGCGACCAAGCGCTGGTAGACCATTG comes from the Candidatus Tanganyikabacteria bacterium genome and includes:
- a CDS encoding pyruvate, phosphate dikinase; protein product: MTATKRVYLFHEGNAGMRELLGGKGAGLAEMASNGLPVPPGFTITTEMCLQFLRNGERMPDGLEADWREAMGQVEKDLGKVFGDPHNPLLVSVRSGAKFSMPGMMDTILNLGLNDQTVQGVIAQTSNERFAYDAYRRFISMFSNVVLGLRTSNFEFILEQYKHKLGVKLDTDLDADTLKDLVRAYKAKVESELGLAFPDDPHQQLRMAIEAVFKSWNSDRAITYRRHEGIPDSLGTAVNVQAMVFGNMGEDSATGVAFTRNPSNGEPVFYGEFLTNAQGEDVVAGIRTPRPIVELGTVMPEAHKQLLDVAKFLEKHYREMQDIEFTIERGKLFMLQTRTGKRTGTAAARIAFDLVEEGVISKQEAVMRLSPGHVVQMLLPQLDPSAKVEVLAKGLGASPGTIGGELAFTADEAKDLGEAGKAVLLVRPETSPDDIHGMIASKGVLTSRGGNTSHAAVVARGMGKPCVVGCEQIRIDEEKETLTTPDGQVFRKGDLLSINGTTGEVLKGLVPTLAPEPTSQFRTIMTWADEARRLKVRANADTPEDARRAREFGAEGIGLCRSEHMFFAPDRLPIVQEMILAETDKERQAALDKLQVFQRADFAGLFRAMAPYPVTIRLLDPPLHEFLPNLFKLGEEVARLEATGADPAELEERRRVLRRVEAMHEINPMMGLRGCRLGLTRPEINEMQFRAIFEAACEVAKEGLEVNPEIMVPLTGHASELQASKDQLEAIAREVMEKEHQQVDYLFGTMIEVPRAAIVADQLGGICQFFSFGTNDLTQMTWGFSRDDAERGFLFFYLEHKLLTNNPFQVLDREGVGALMKMAVERGRQTNPQLKLGICGEHGGDPESIAFCHDLDLHYVSCSPFRVPVARLAAAHSALAAPEHDR
- a CDS encoding tetratricopeptide repeat protein, yielding MKFRALFLALAIALTVPTAAMAGELAKARGYMEAGQYQDAIPILEKFTKTFPNEPRAWGLLADCYQNVFPPLVHEAGQALARKDSAQNRRIAIFSTFTGIEGTMVYQRLVADEPQDVQNNLLLAIALLQNEHDVEATKKQLDRTGKLGIGADLRDALYNTWGLYFIELKDWENARKMFNVAKRNSTFSLGKLQEVEKLEAAQNREREAAENDPKRILEKRYQELMTESRTMLREGRNEAAVDLLEEAVRLKPGDLESQTMLGEAKIAASADLYWEGKKLVDGKRLVEAYDRFDRSLQLDPTNASASIAFQFVKKELDDRDKPQVIRKFIPGATYSVPIIEKK